In the Raineyella fluvialis genome, CTTCGGCGAGCTGCACGTCCTGCGTGACATCAACCTGTCGGTGGCCAAGGGTGAGGTGGTCGTCGTCCTGGGCCCCTCGGGCTCGGGGAAGTCGACGCTGATCCGGACGATCAACCGGCTGGAGACGATCGATTCCGGCAGCATCGCCGTCGACGGCAAGCAGCTGCCCTCCGAGGGGAAGGAACTGGCCCAGCTGCGCGCCGAGGTGGGCATGGTGTTCCAGTCGTTCAACCTGTTCGCGCACCGAAGCATCCTCGAGAACGTGACGCTCGGCCCGATCAAGGTACGCAAGGCGGGCAAGGCCGACGCCGAAACCCAGGCCATGAAGCTGCTGAAGCGCGTCGGGGTCGCCGACCAGGCGAAGAAGTACCCCGCCCAGCTCTCCGGTGGCCAACAGCAACGCGTCGCCATCGCCCGGGCTCTGGCGATGAACCCGAAGGTGATGCTGTTCGACGAGCCGACCTCAGCCCTGGACCCCGAAATGGTCCAGGAGGTGCTCGACGTGATGATCAACCTCGCCGGCCAGGGCATGACGATGATCGTCGTCACCCACGAGATGGGCTTCGCCCGCAAGGCGGCGAACCGGGTGGTCTTCATGTCCGAGGGGCAGATCGTCGAAGAGGGCGACCCCAAGACGTTCTTCACTGCCCCGAAGAGTGACCGGGCCCGCGACTTCCTGTCGAAGATCCTGCCCCACTGAGCCTCCCGGACGACACGACCGCACCCCCGCGTACGCCCGTACGCACCCGCGCCGGGTGACAACACCCGGCACAACCGAAAGGAACGCGTGATGCAGCATCGCAGGATCGGCCTCGCCGTCGGTGCCGCTGTCATGAGCCTCGCCTTGTCCGCCTGTGTGGCGGGCGGCTCCGGCGGCTCGTCCAGCGGAAGTTCCAGCGGAGGCGCCTCCGGAAACATCACCATCGGCATCAAGTACGACCAGCCCGGTCTGGGCCAGCAGGTCGGCAACCAGTACAAGGGTTTCGACGTCGACGTCGCGACCTACGTCGCCAAGGAGCTGGGCTACCAGCCCAACCAGATCAAGTGGATGGAGGCCCCTCCGCCCAGCGCGAGACGCTGATCCAGTCCGGTCAGGTGCAACTGGTCTTCGCCACTTACTCGATCACCGATGCCCGCAAGCAGAAGGTCGACTTCGCCGGTCCCTACTTCATCGCCGGCCAGGACATCCTGGTCAAGGCGGACCGTAACGACATCAACGGTCCCAACGACCTCGCGGGCAAGAAGCTCTGCTCGGTCGTCGGCTCGACCTCGGCCAAGCAGATCAAGGACAAGGTTCCGCAGACCCAGCTCCAGGAGGTGGACACCTACTCCAAGTGTGCCGAGGCGGTCGCCGCCGGCTCCATGGACGCGATGACCACGGACGACATCATCCTCGCCGGCTACGCCGCGCAGGACCAGTACAAGGGCAAGCTCAAGGTGGTCGGGCACCCGTTCACCCAGGAGCGCTACGGAGTGGGCCTGAAGAAGGGTGACACCGAGCTGCAGAAGAAGGTCAACGACGCCCTCACCAAGATGATCAGCGACGGCTCCTGGCAGAAGTTCGTGGACGCCAACGTCGGCGCCTCCGGCTACACGCCGAACAAGGATCTGAACCCGCCGAAGCCCGGCACCGCCTGATCCGGCCGGTGACCGCGGCGTGGGTGGCTCGCACCCGAGGTCGACCCACCCACGCCGCGGGACCCGTCCACCCCGTGCGACCCGGCGCCCTCCGGGACCCCCTTGACCCAGGAGGTGAGTCGCCGTGCAAGGTCTGGTCGACCTGCTGACGCAGTACAACGTGTTCTCGGCGTTCTGGATGACGATCAGGCTTACCCTGGTCTCGGCGCTCGGTGCGCTTGTGATCGGCACCATCATCGCGATCATGCGGGTGTCCCCCGTCCCGTCGTTGCGGGCCTTCGGAGCCGGCTATGTCAACATCATCCGCAACACGCCCTTGACGCTGATCATCACGTTCTGCGTGCTCGGGCTGTATCTCTTCATGAACCTGCATCTGCTGCCCGACTCCGTCGACCCCAAGGCCCAACTGTTCACTTGGGCGGTGGTCGGCCTGTCCGTGTACCACGCGACGTTCGTCGCCGAAGGCATCCGGTCGGGAATCAACACGGTGCCACAGGGTCAGGCCGAGGCAGCCAGGGCGATCGGCCTGACGTTCGGCCAGTCGCTGGCCCAGGTGGTGCTCCCTCAGGCGTTGCGAGCGGCGATCACGCCGCTGGGCAACACCTTCATCGCCCTGACGAAGAACACCACGGTGGTCTCGGCCGCCGGCGTCGCCGAAGCCTCCTACCTGATGAAGAACATGATCGAGTTCAGTCCGCAGTTCCTCTACGCGATCTTCTTCCTGATG is a window encoding:
- a CDS encoding amino acid ABC transporter ATP-binding protein, yielding MTSIKPEGTGPLTPGIGEPVVVLKDVNKHFGELHVLRDINLSVAKGEVVVVLGPSGSGKSTLIRTINRLETIDSGSIAVDGKQLPSEGKELAQLRAEVGMVFQSFNLFAHRSILENVTLGPIKVRKAGKADAETQAMKLLKRVGVADQAKKYPAQLSGGQQQRVAIARALAMNPKVMLFDEPTSALDPEMVQEVLDVMINLAGQGMTMIVVTHEMGFARKAANRVVFMSEGQIVEEGDPKTFFTAPKSDRARDFLSKILPH
- a CDS encoding glutamate ABC transporter substrate-binding protein — protein: MDGGPSAQRETLIQSGQVQLVFATYSITDARKQKVDFAGPYFIAGQDILVKADRNDINGPNDLAGKKLCSVVGSTSAKQIKDKVPQTQLQEVDTYSKCAEAVAAGSMDAMTTDDIILAGYAAQDQYKGKLKVVGHPFTQERYGVGLKKGDTELQKKVNDALTKMISDGSWQKFVDANVGASGYTPNKDLNPPKPGTA
- a CDS encoding amino acid ABC transporter permease encodes the protein MQGLVDLLTQYNVFSAFWMTIRLTLVSALGALVIGTIIAIMRVSPVPSLRAFGAGYVNIIRNTPLTLIITFCVLGLYLFMNLHLLPDSVDPKAQLFTWAVVGLSVYHATFVAEGIRSGINTVPQGQAEAARAIGLTFGQSLAQVVLPQALRAAITPLGNTFIALTKNTTVVSAAGVAEASYLMKNMIEFSPQFLYAIFFLMALGFVILTLPAGLFFSWASTKWQVQR